Proteins from one Nakamurella multipartita DSM 44233 genomic window:
- the alaS gene encoding alanine--tRNA ligase: MQTHEIRRRFLDHFERAGHTVVPSASLISQDATVLFTIAGMAPFKPYFLGQSTPPFPRATSVQKCVRTGDIDNVGVTTRHNTFFQMAGNFSFGDYFKAGAIEHAWTLLTSSLADGGYGLDPDRLWVTVYESDDEAERLWQEIAGLPAERIQRRGMADNFWSMGVPGPCGPCSEIYYDRGPEYGIEGGPVADEDRYLEVWNLVFMQDMRGESDGSGKGDFPILGPLPQQNIDTGLGVERLAFLLQGVDNVYETDLLRPIIASMEQLSGKKYGGGDHQADVRFRVIADHSRSGMMLIGDGVTPGNEGRGYVLRRLLRRAVRSARLLGVTEPVMPTLMSIVRDLMSPSYPELATDYERIEKVAATEEKAFLRTIASGSKLFDVAAADLATQHVTTLPGATAFTLHDTQGFPIDLTLEMAAEAGLTVDVAGFERLMKEQKDRARADAKARKGGFADLSEYRRLLDQGATEFTGYSELQTEARIRGLLRDGVPVPAAHEGEEIELVLDRTPLYAESGGQDSDAGTIVGAHGAAEVLDVQKVDRKLVVHRVRITDGEFTTGAQVLAKVDPEWRLGARQAHSGTHVVHAALRQVLGPEALQSGSYNKPGYLRLDFAWDQALSAATRSELEEVANRAVRQDLPVRVLYGSMQEAQAMGAIALFGETYDDTVRIVEIGGPWSVELCGGTHVEHSSQIGPVAITAESSVGSGLRRVEAAVGIEAFHRLVAERTLVSQLASTLKVQPAELPGRIETLLDKLKSAEKELAGLRAAALGNVAGTLAGGAIDVAGVALVAATAPEGTAAGDLRTLASDVRGRLGDRPGVVALFAPAHASVPFAVAVNQGGIARGLAAGELAKAVLPLIEGRGGGKKDLAQGAGTRPDRIPEAIDALRAALLTAAG, from the coding sequence GTGCAGACCCACGAGATCCGGCGCCGTTTCCTGGACCACTTCGAGCGCGCCGGCCACACCGTCGTGCCCTCGGCGTCGCTGATCAGCCAGGACGCCACCGTGCTGTTCACCATCGCCGGGATGGCCCCGTTCAAGCCTTACTTCCTGGGCCAGAGCACCCCGCCGTTCCCGCGGGCGACCAGCGTGCAGAAGTGCGTGCGCACCGGTGACATCGACAACGTCGGCGTCACCACCCGGCACAACACCTTCTTCCAGATGGCCGGCAACTTCTCCTTCGGCGACTACTTCAAGGCCGGCGCCATCGAGCACGCCTGGACCCTGCTGACCTCCTCGCTGGCCGACGGCGGCTACGGCCTGGACCCGGACCGGCTGTGGGTCACCGTGTACGAGTCCGACGACGAGGCCGAGCGGCTCTGGCAGGAGATCGCCGGCCTGCCGGCCGAGCGCATCCAGCGGCGTGGCATGGCCGACAACTTCTGGTCGATGGGCGTGCCCGGCCCGTGCGGCCCGTGCTCGGAGATCTACTACGACCGCGGCCCGGAGTACGGCATCGAGGGCGGTCCGGTCGCCGACGAGGACCGGTACCTGGAGGTCTGGAATCTGGTCTTCATGCAGGACATGCGGGGCGAGTCCGACGGGTCCGGTAAGGGGGACTTCCCGATCCTGGGCCCGCTGCCCCAGCAGAACATCGACACCGGGCTGGGCGTCGAGCGGCTGGCGTTCCTGCTGCAGGGCGTCGACAACGTCTACGAGACCGATCTGCTGCGCCCGATCATCGCCTCGATGGAGCAGCTGTCCGGCAAGAAGTACGGCGGCGGCGACCACCAGGCCGACGTCCGCTTCCGGGTCATCGCCGACCATTCCCGCAGCGGCATGATGCTGATCGGCGACGGGGTCACCCCCGGCAACGAGGGCCGCGGTTACGTGCTGCGCCGGCTGCTGCGCCGGGCGGTGCGCTCGGCCCGGCTGCTCGGCGTCACCGAGCCGGTCATGCCGACGCTGATGAGCATCGTGCGCGACCTGATGAGCCCGTCCTACCCGGAGCTGGCCACCGACTACGAGCGGATCGAGAAGGTCGCCGCGACGGAGGAGAAGGCGTTCCTGCGCACCATCGCATCCGGCTCCAAGCTGTTCGACGTGGCCGCGGCCGACCTGGCCACCCAGCACGTCACCACGCTGCCCGGGGCCACCGCCTTCACCCTGCACGACACCCAGGGTTTCCCGATCGACCTGACCCTGGAGATGGCCGCCGAGGCCGGCCTGACCGTCGACGTCGCCGGGTTCGAGCGGCTGATGAAGGAGCAGAAGGACCGGGCCCGGGCCGACGCCAAGGCCCGCAAGGGCGGCTTCGCCGACCTGTCCGAGTACCGGCGGCTGCTGGACCAGGGCGCGACCGAGTTCACCGGCTACAGCGAGCTGCAGACCGAGGCGCGCATCCGCGGCCTGCTGCGCGACGGGGTGCCGGTGCCGGCGGCGCACGAGGGTGAGGAGATCGAGCTCGTGCTCGACCGCACCCCGCTGTACGCCGAATCCGGCGGGCAGGACTCCGACGCGGGCACCATCGTCGGGGCGCACGGCGCCGCCGAGGTGCTGGACGTGCAGAAGGTGGACCGCAAGCTGGTCGTGCACCGGGTCCGGATCACCGACGGCGAGTTCACCACCGGTGCGCAGGTGCTGGCCAAGGTCGACCCGGAATGGCGGCTCGGTGCCCGGCAGGCGCACTCGGGCACCCACGTCGTGCACGCCGCGCTGCGGCAGGTGCTCGGGCCGGAGGCGCTGCAGTCCGGGTCCTACAACAAGCCCGGCTACCTGCGCCTGGACTTCGCCTGGGACCAGGCGTTGTCGGCGGCCACCCGCAGCGAACTGGAAGAGGTCGCCAATCGGGCCGTTCGTCAGGACCTGCCAGTGCGCGTGCTCTACGGCTCGATGCAGGAGGCCCAGGCGATGGGCGCCATCGCGCTGTTCGGCGAGACCTACGACGACACCGTGCGGATCGTGGAGATCGGCGGGCCGTGGTCGGTCGAGCTGTGCGGCGGCACGCACGTCGAGCACTCCTCGCAGATCGGTCCCGTCGCCATCACCGCCGAATCCTCGGTCGGATCCGGCCTGCGCCGGGTCGAGGCCGCGGTCGGCATCGAGGCCTTCCACCGGCTGGTCGCCGAGCGCACCCTGGTCAGCCAGCTGGCCAGCACCCTGAAGGTGCAGCCGGCCGAGCTGCCCGGGCGCATCGAGACCCTGCTGGACAAGCTCAAGTCCGCGGAGAAGGAGCTGGCCGGGCTGCGCGCGGCCGCGCTGGGCAACGTCGCCGGCACGCTGGCTGGCGGCGCGATCGACGTGGCCGGGGTGGCGCTGGTGGCGGCCACCGCGCCGGAGGGCACCGCGGCCGGTGACCTGCGCACGCTGGCCTCCGACGTCCGCGGCCGGCTCGGGGACCGGCCCGGGGTGGTCGCCCTGTTCGCGCCGGCCCACGCGTCGGTGCCGTTCGCGGTCGCCGTGAACCAGGGCGGCATCGCCCGCGGGTTGGCTGCCGGCGAGCTGGCGAAGGCGGTGCTGCCGCTGATCGAGGGACGGGGCGGCGGCAAGAAGGACCTGGCCCAGGGGGCCGGGACCCGTCCGGACCGGATCCCGGAGGCGATCGACGCCCTGCGCGCCGCCCTGCTCACGGCGGCCGGCTGA
- a CDS encoding DUF2231 domain-containing protein, with translation MINEVNGLPAHILLVHAVVVLIPIAALLTVLAAIWPAARRRLGIITPLVALVALILVPVTTEAGEWLGDRVYPTELIREHMALGDTVLWFAGGLFVAALLAWGVPTLIVRRTKKAPAPWIGVVVAVVAVVLAGAAVFQVFRVGESGSKAVWTGSFCPVPVNADGTCPTT, from the coding sequence ATGATCAATGAGGTCAACGGACTGCCCGCCCACATCCTGCTGGTGCATGCGGTGGTGGTGCTGATCCCGATCGCGGCGCTGCTCACCGTGCTGGCCGCGATCTGGCCGGCGGCACGCCGCCGGCTCGGCATCATCACTCCCCTGGTCGCGCTCGTCGCGCTCATCCTGGTGCCGGTCACCACCGAGGCCGGCGAGTGGCTGGGCGACCGCGTCTACCCGACCGAACTGATCCGCGAGCACATGGCGCTGGGCGACACGGTGCTCTGGTTCGCCGGCGGTCTGTTCGTCGCCGCACTGCTGGCCTGGGGCGTGCCGACGCTGATCGTCCGGCGCACCAAGAAGGCGCCGGCGCCGTGGATCGGGGTGGTCGTCGCGGTGGTGGCGGTGGTGCTGGCCGGAGCCGCCGTGTTCCAGGTGTTCCGGGTCGGCGAGTCCGGCTCCAAGGCGGTCTGGACGGGCTCGTTCTGCCCGGTCCCGGTGAATGCCGACGGAACCTGCCCGACCACCTGA
- a CDS encoding universal stress protein, which translates to MSGTRKREVVVGVDGSDTSTAAAVWAAGEAHARGATLVVLYSYELYAYGSKDAALPGSIPYEEAQIAAAELVDGVVTAVHHARPAATVQPRILHESAGTALLEASGEALLTVVSSHGHSPRAEELIGSFAVHTAEHGHGPVAVVRGAVPDPAGATGPIVVGTDGSEVSEEAVTYAVEAAAAHGVPLHVVHCARGSDEDREQADLEAALAGRSQAVAGVSVVPVVIPGKPQEALRAYCAEHGASQLVVGTRGVSGFAGIVLGSVSRSLLAHAELPVVVVRPQDAS; encoded by the coding sequence ATGAGCGGGACCCGAAAGCGTGAGGTCGTCGTCGGCGTCGACGGCTCGGACACCTCGACGGCGGCGGCGGTGTGGGCGGCCGGCGAGGCCCACGCCCGCGGCGCGACCCTGGTCGTTCTGTATTCCTACGAGCTCTACGCCTACGGGTCCAAGGACGCCGCCCTGCCCGGGTCCATCCCGTACGAGGAGGCGCAGATCGCGGCCGCCGAACTCGTCGACGGGGTGGTCACCGCCGTGCACCACGCCCGGCCGGCCGCCACGGTGCAGCCGCGGATCCTGCACGAATCGGCCGGCACGGCGCTGCTGGAGGCCAGCGGTGAAGCGCTGTTGACCGTGGTGTCCTCGCACGGCCACTCCCCGCGGGCCGAGGAACTGATCGGTTCGTTCGCCGTGCACACCGCCGAGCACGGGCACGGCCCGGTGGCGGTGGTGCGCGGCGCCGTCCCGGATCCGGCCGGCGCGACCGGACCGATCGTGGTCGGCACCGACGGGTCGGAGGTCTCCGAGGAGGCCGTCACCTACGCGGTCGAGGCGGCGGCCGCGCACGGAGTACCGCTGCACGTCGTGCACTGCGCGCGGGGCTCGGACGAGGACCGCGAGCAGGCCGACCTGGAGGCCGCGCTGGCCGGCCGGAGCCAAGCGGTCGCCGGCGTCTCGGTGGTGCCGGTGGTGATCCCGGGCAAACCGCAGGAGGCCCTGCGGGCCTACTGCGCCGAGCACGGCGCGTCCCAGCTCGTGGTCGGCACCCGCGGGGTCAGCGGCTTCGCCGGCATCGTGCTCGGTTCGGTGAGCCGGTCGCTGCTCGCCCACGCCGAGCTGCCGGTGGTGGTCGTCCGTCCGCAGGACGCGTCATGA